A part of Denitratisoma oestradiolicum genomic DNA contains:
- the mrdA gene encoding penicillin-binding protein 2, which produces MEFKNPQDDLELFRSRLGIAGSFVLICFCLLLGRFFWLQVVQYNYYKTRAEENRISLVPIVPNRGLILDRNGMVLARNYSAYTLEITPARVSNLDQIIDALSAIVDIQPKDRKRFRRLLDESKNFESLPIRNRLSDEEVARFIAHRYRFPGVDIKARLFRQYPTKDFASHLLGYIGRVNDRDLEKIENREQEDNYRGTEHFGKTGLEQHYEFELHGVTGFEQMEVDAGGHAVRTLARTAPTAGNNLTLTVDAKLQQVAEKAFGDRRGALVAIEPSSGGILALVSMPNYDPNLFVDGIDPQNWEMLNDSTDKPMVNRALNGAYPPGSTFKPYMALAALELGKRKAESAIHDPGFFNFGGHQFRDDKKGGHGYVDMYASIVHSCDTYYYMLANDLGIDNISNFMRKFGFGQKSGVDIEGESEGVLPSQEWKKKRFKRPEQQKWYAGETISIGIGQGYNSYTPIQLAQAMATLANDGVMFRPHLVKYITDSKTGKQTPIEPKPLKTIPLKPEHLAVIKNAMVGVNNEGTGARAFAGAEYVSAGKTGTAQVFSLKGAKYSEHSTKEHLRDHALFIAFAPADKPTIALAVLVENGGFGAQAAAPIARQVLDYYLLGKLPKEPAPADESATGGD; this is translated from the coding sequence GTGGAATTCAAGAACCCTCAGGACGATCTGGAGCTGTTCCGTAGCCGGCTGGGTATTGCCGGAAGCTTCGTGCTGATCTGTTTCTGCCTGTTGCTGGGTCGATTTTTCTGGCTTCAGGTGGTCCAGTACAACTACTACAAGACCCGGGCCGAGGAGAACCGGATTTCCCTGGTACCCATCGTGCCCAATCGGGGGCTGATCCTGGACCGCAACGGCATGGTGTTGGCCCGCAACTATTCGGCCTATACCCTGGAAATCACGCCCGCCCGCGTATCCAATCTGGACCAGATAATTGACGCACTTTCGGCCATCGTGGACATCCAGCCCAAGGATCGAAAACGCTTCCGACGCCTGCTTGATGAGTCCAAGAACTTTGAGTCACTGCCAATTCGCAACCGTCTCAGCGACGAGGAGGTGGCCCGTTTCATCGCCCATCGCTACCGTTTCCCCGGTGTCGATATCAAGGCCCGGCTGTTCCGCCAGTACCCCACAAAGGACTTCGCCTCCCACCTGCTGGGTTATATCGGCCGTGTCAATGATCGGGACCTGGAAAAGATCGAGAACAGGGAACAGGAAGACAACTACCGGGGCACCGAGCATTTCGGCAAGACCGGTCTGGAGCAGCACTACGAGTTCGAACTGCACGGCGTTACCGGCTTCGAGCAGATGGAAGTAGATGCAGGTGGCCACGCGGTGCGCACCCTGGCTCGCACGGCGCCGACGGCCGGCAACAATCTGACCCTGACGGTGGACGCCAAACTCCAGCAGGTGGCGGAAAAAGCCTTCGGTGACCGTCGCGGCGCTCTGGTGGCCATCGAGCCCTCCAGCGGTGGCATCCTGGCCCTGGTGTCCATGCCCAACTACGACCCCAATCTGTTCGTGGACGGTATCGATCCCCAAAACTGGGAGATGCTCAACGACTCCACCGACAAGCCCATGGTCAACCGGGCGCTGAATGGCGCCTACCCTCCCGGCTCCACCTTCAAGCCCTACATGGCCCTGGCAGCCCTGGAACTGGGCAAGCGCAAGGCTGAGAGCGCGATCCACGATCCGGGTTTTTTCAACTTTGGCGGCCACCAGTTCCGGGACGACAAGAAGGGAGGCCATGGTTATGTGGATATGTACGCCTCCATCGTTCATTCCTGCGATACCTATTACTACATGCTGGCCAACGACCTGGGCATAGACAATATCTCCAACTTCATGCGCAAGTTCGGCTTCGGCCAGAAGAGTGGCGTCGACATCGAGGGTGAATCGGAAGGAGTGCTGCCTTCCCAGGAATGGAAGAAGAAACGCTTCAAGCGGCCCGAGCAACAGAAATGGTATGCGGGGGAGACCATCTCCATCGGCATCGGGCAGGGCTATAACAGCTACACACCGATCCAGTTGGCCCAGGCCATGGCCACCCTGGCCAACGATGGCGTCATGTTTCGACCCCATCTGGTGAAGTACATCACCGACAGCAAAACCGGCAAGCAGACTCCGATCGAACCCAAGCCCCTCAAGACCATTCCCCTCAAGCCGGAGCACCTCGCTGTGATCAAGAACGCCATGGTGGGCGTAAACAATGAGGGCACCGGCGCACGGGCCTTTGCCGGCGCCGAATATGTGTCGGCCGGCAAGACCGGCACGGCCCAGGTGTTCTCTCTCAAGGGAGCCAAGTATTCCGAGCACAGTACCAAGGAGCACCTGCGGGACCACGCCCTGTTCATCGCCTTCGCCCCCGCCGACAAGCCCACCATTGCCCTGGCCGTCCTGGTGGAAAACGGCGGCTTCGGCGCCCAGGCTGCAGCCCCCATCGCCCGCCAGGTGCTCGACTACTATCTGCTGGGCAAGCTGCCCAAGGAGCCCGCTCCGGCGGACGAGAGTGCGACGGGAGGCGACTGA
- the mreD gene encoding rod shape-determining protein MreD, whose amino-acid sequence MQPTHTSNRILLPVRPWFIVLTLALAIFINMIPFGRMPGIPDWVMLVLTFWCIHQPFKVGMGWAFFLGLIMDVVDGSVMGQHALAYVPLAYVAGGLSRRILWFPLMEQALHVLPMLLGAQLIMLVARMLAGGAFPGLAWFLSIVVGTILWYPMTYLLLLPQYRPVERDENRPI is encoded by the coding sequence ATGCAGCCCACTCATACCTCAAACCGCATCCTCCTGCCGGTTCGGCCTTGGTTCATTGTGCTGACCCTGGCCTTGGCGATTTTCATCAACATGATTCCTTTCGGCAGGATGCCGGGCATTCCCGACTGGGTGATGCTGGTGCTGACCTTCTGGTGCATCCACCAACCCTTCAAGGTCGGCATGGGCTGGGCTTTTTTTCTCGGGCTGATCATGGACGTGGTGGACGGTAGTGTCATGGGCCAGCACGCTCTGGCCTATGTGCCCCTGGCCTATGTTGCTGGAGGCCTGTCCCGGCGCATCCTCTGGTTTCCCCTGATGGAACAGGCCCTTCACGTTCTGCCCATGCTGCTGGGTGCCCAACTGATCATGCTTGTGGCCCGCATGCTGGCCGGTGGTGCTTTCCCCGGACTTGCCTGGTTCCTGTCCATCGTAGTGGGGACCATCCTCTGGTATCCCATGACCTATCTGCTGCTACTGCCCCAATATCGGCCAGTGGAACGGGACGAGAACAGGCCCATATGA
- the mreC gene encoding rod shape-determining protein MreC: protein MNVVGHSPPPFFKRGPAPLARLTFYLALAVMLMVADLRFHTLEWLRIGLNTVAWPLQRLAQLPLEAGGDLGQYLTRVSTLQTENQELHTRQLSTANMLLRQRHLEDENRQLRALLDMRSRQPVGGQVADILYAARDPFARRIIINKGLQANISGGEAVIDDLGVIGQVTRVFPLTAEVTLLTDKEQAIPIQVERNGLRAVLAGAGAGSMELRFLAANADVQVGDTLVTSGLDGIYLPGLPVARVIKIDRDQAFSFARIFCEPLAGVERHGLVLVLDHRETLPPRPDELEPVKESGIKGRGRKP, encoded by the coding sequence ATGAATGTCGTCGGTCACTCGCCGCCACCGTTTTTCAAACGGGGTCCGGCTCCCCTTGCCCGGCTGACCTTCTATCTGGCCCTGGCGGTAATGCTGATGGTGGCCGATTTGCGCTTCCATACCCTGGAATGGCTGCGGATCGGGCTCAACACCGTAGCCTGGCCCCTTCAGCGCCTGGCCCAACTCCCCCTGGAGGCGGGAGGCGACCTGGGCCAATACCTGACTCGTGTATCCACCTTGCAAACGGAAAACCAGGAACTGCACACCCGGCAGTTGAGCACCGCCAACATGCTGCTGCGCCAGCGCCACCTGGAAGACGAAAACAGGCAGTTGCGGGCCCTGCTGGACATGCGCAGCCGCCAGCCCGTGGGGGGGCAGGTCGCCGACATACTCTATGCGGCCCGGGATCCGTTCGCCCGCCGAATCATCATCAACAAGGGCCTCCAGGCCAACATCAGCGGCGGTGAGGCGGTGATTGACGACCTGGGGGTGATCGGTCAGGTGACCCGGGTCTTTCCCCTGACCGCCGAAGTCACCCTGCTCACCGACAAGGAACAGGCCATTCCCATTCAGGTGGAGCGCAACGGCCTGCGGGCGGTGCTCGCTGGTGCCGGCGCGGGGTCCATGGAACTGCGCTTCCTGGCTGCCAACGCAGACGTGCAGGTGGGCGACACCCTGGTCACCTCGGGTCTGGACGGCATCTACCTGCCCGGCCTGCCCGTGGCCAGAGTGATCAAGATTGACCGGGACCAGGCCTTCTCCTTCGCCAGAATTTTCTGCGAACCCCTGGCCGGTGTGGAACGGCACGGCCTGGTGCTGGTGCTTGACCACCGGGAAACCCTGCCGCCACGGCCGGATGAACTTGAGCCGGTCAAAGAGTCTGGCATCAAGGGCCGGGGCAGGAAGCCATGA
- a CDS encoding rod shape-determining protein — protein sequence MFGFLRSYFSNDLAIDLGTANTLIYVRGSGIVLDEPSVVAIRTEGGPNAKKTIQAVGAAAKQMLGKTPGNITAIRPMKDGVIADFTVTEQMLKQFIKKVHDSRLFSPSPRIIICVPCGSTQVERRAIRESALGAGASQVYLIEEPMAAAIGAGLPVSDATGSMVVDIGGGTTEVGVISLGGMVYAGSVRVGGDKFDEAIIAYIRRNYGMLIGETTAEQIKKGIGSAFPGSEVKELEVKGRNLAEGIPRSFTISSNEILEALTDPLNQIVGAVKVALEQTPPELGADIAEKGMVLTGGGALLRDLDRLLMEETGLPVLVADDPLTCVVRGSGLALEKMDKLGSIFANE from the coding sequence ATGTTCGGATTCCTCCGTTCCTATTTTTCCAACGACCTGGCCATTGACCTGGGTACCGCCAACACCCTGATCTACGTCCGCGGCAGCGGCATCGTCCTGGACGAGCCCTCCGTGGTGGCCATTCGTACCGAAGGCGGCCCCAACGCCAAGAAGACCATCCAGGCCGTGGGCGCCGCCGCCAAGCAGATGCTGGGCAAGACGCCGGGCAACATCACCGCCATCCGACCCATGAAGGATGGCGTGATCGCCGACTTCACCGTCACCGAGCAGATGTTGAAACAGTTCATCAAGAAGGTGCATGACTCGCGCCTCTTCTCTCCCAGCCCCCGCATCATCATCTGCGTGCCCTGCGGCTCCACCCAGGTGGAACGCCGCGCCATCCGAGAATCGGCCCTGGGCGCCGGCGCCAGTCAGGTATATCTGATCGAGGAACCCATGGCGGCCGCCATCGGCGCCGGCCTGCCGGTTTCGGACGCCACCGGCTCCATGGTGGTGGATATCGGCGGCGGCACCACCGAAGTAGGCGTCATTTCCCTGGGCGGCATGGTCTATGCCGGTTCGGTGCGAGTCGGCGGCGACAAGTTCGACGAGGCCATCATCGCCTACATCCGACGCAACTACGGCATGCTGATCGGCGAGACCACCGCCGAGCAGATCAAGAAAGGGATCGGCTCCGCCTTCCCCGGCTCCGAAGTGAAGGAACTGGAAGTAAAGGGGCGAAATCTGGCCGAGGGCATTCCCCGTTCCTTCACCATTTCCTCCAATGAAATCCTCGAGGCCCTGACCGACCCCCTGAACCAGATCGTCGGCGCCGTGAAGGTAGCCCTGGAGCAAACGCCGCCGGAACTGGGCGCGGACATTGCCGAGAAGGGCATGGTCCTGACCGGCGGAGGCGCCCTGCTGCGGGACTTGGACCGACTGCTGATGGAGGAGACCGGACTGCCGGTGCTGGTGGCCGACGATCCCCTGACCTGCGTGGTGCGAGGTTCCGGACTGGCCCTGGAAAAGATGGACAAACTGGGCAGTATTTTCGCCAACGAGTAA
- the gatC gene encoding Asp-tRNA(Asn)/Glu-tRNA(Gln) amidotransferase subunit GatC, whose protein sequence is MSLTLEEVGRIARLAHIELSPARLEAARDQLNGIFSFIEQLQSVDTTGIEPMAHAMDVVQRLRPDVVTETDRRAAFQTVAPETEAGLYLVPKVIE, encoded by the coding sequence ATGTCCCTGACCCTTGAAGAGGTCGGCCGCATTGCCCGGCTGGCCCATATTGAGCTGTCTCCGGCCCGGCTCGAGGCTGCTCGCGATCAATTGAATGGCATCTTTTCCTTCATCGAACAGCTTCAGTCTGTCGATACGACAGGGATAGAACCCATGGCCCATGCCATGGACGTGGTCCAGCGCCTGCGCCCCGATGTCGTGACCGAGACCGATCGTCGTGCCGCCTTCCAGACGGTGGCTCCCGAGACCGAAGCGGGCTTGTATCTCGTCCCCAAGGTGATTGAATGA
- the gatA gene encoding Asp-tRNA(Asn)/Glu-tRNA(Gln) amidotransferase subunit GatA — translation MINASLRQLSAALAAKQVSAVELAGLFLDRIERLNPTLNAFVTVDRDRTLAQAAEADARRAAGEGGPLLGIPLAHKDIFCTEGWLTTCGSKMLHNFISPYDATVVARLKQAGMVTLGKLNMDEFAMGSSNETSYFGPVKNPWDVNRVPGGSSGGSAAAIAARLSPVVTGTDTGGSIRQPASLCGLTGLKPTYGVVSRYGMIAFASSLDQAGPMAKSAEDCAWLLNAMAGFDERDSTSLQRETEDYLRELNQPLAGLRIGLPREFFGAGMDDDVRTAVEAALEQYRQLGASTVEISLPNSGLSVPAYYVIAPAEASSNLSRFDGVRYGHRAAEYADLADMYSKTRAEGFGTEVQRRILIGTYVLSHGYYDAYYLQAQKIRRLIANDFVEAFKVCDVIASPASPSVAFRFGEKSADPVQMYLSDIYTISTNLAGLPGMSLPCGFGQGGMPVGLQLIGNWFGEARMLNVAHQYQQHTDWHLRMPSGV, via the coding sequence ATGATCAACGCTTCACTCAGACAACTTTCTGCCGCCCTGGCGGCGAAGCAGGTTTCCGCCGTGGAGCTGGCGGGCCTGTTCCTCGATCGCATCGAGCGGCTCAATCCGACGCTGAACGCCTTCGTCACCGTGGACCGGGATCGGACTCTGGCCCAGGCGGCGGAGGCCGATGCCCGCCGCGCCGCCGGGGAGGGTGGCCCCCTGCTGGGCATCCCTCTGGCTCACAAGGATATCTTCTGTACCGAAGGCTGGCTCACCACCTGCGGCTCGAAGATGCTGCACAACTTCATCAGCCCCTACGACGCCACCGTGGTGGCCAGGCTCAAGCAAGCCGGCATGGTGACCTTGGGTAAACTCAATATGGACGAGTTCGCCATGGGCTCCTCCAACGAGACCTCCTACTTCGGTCCGGTGAAAAACCCCTGGGACGTGAATCGCGTGCCCGGCGGCTCCTCCGGCGGCTCGGCCGCGGCCATTGCCGCCCGTCTCTCCCCCGTGGTCACCGGCACCGACACCGGCGGCTCGATCCGTCAGCCCGCCAGCCTCTGCGGGCTGACCGGGCTCAAGCCCACCTATGGCGTGGTCAGCCGCTACGGCATGATCGCCTTTGCTTCCTCCCTGGACCAGGCCGGGCCCATGGCCAAGAGCGCCGAGGACTGCGCCTGGCTGCTCAACGCCATGGCCGGTTTCGACGAGCGGGACTCCACGTCCCTGCAAAGGGAAACCGAGGATTACCTCCGGGAACTGAATCAGCCCCTGGCCGGCCTGCGCATCGGCCTGCCCCGGGAGTTCTTCGGTGCCGGCATGGACGACGATGTGCGCACCGCCGTGGAGGCCGCTCTGGAGCAGTACCGCCAACTGGGCGCCAGCACGGTGGAGATCAGCCTGCCCAACTCCGGTCTGTCGGTGCCCGCCTATTACGTGATCGCCCCGGCCGAGGCCAGTTCCAATCTGTCCCGCTTCGACGGTGTGCGCTACGGCCACCGGGCGGCCGAGTACGCCGACCTGGCGGACATGTACAGCAAGACACGGGCGGAAGGCTTCGGCACCGAGGTCCAGCGCCGCATCCTGATCGGCACCTATGTGCTGTCCCATGGCTACTACGACGCCTACTATCTCCAGGCCCAGAAGATCAGGCGCCTGATCGCCAACGATTTTGTCGAGGCCTTCAAGGTCTGCGACGTGATCGCCAGCCCAGCCTCTCCTTCAGTGGCCTTCCGTTTCGGCGAGAAGAGCGCCGACCCGGTGCAGATGTACCTCTCCGACATCTACACCATCTCCACCAATCTGGCCGGCCTGCCCGGCATGTCCCTGCCCTGCGGCTTCGGCCAGGGCGGCATGCCGGTGGGCCTGCAATTGATAGGCAACTGGTTCGGCGAGGCGAGGATGCTCAATGTCGCCCACCAATACCAGCAACACACCGACTGGCATCTGCGCATGCCCAGCGGGGTTTAA
- the gatB gene encoding Asp-tRNA(Asn)/Glu-tRNA(Gln) amidotransferase subunit GatB, which produces MQWEVVIGLETHAQLRTQSKIFSGAATAFGAEPNAQACAVDIALPGVLPVLNREAVVCAIKFGLSVGAEIAPRSIFARKNYFYPDLPKGYQISQFEIPVVSGGGLTIRVGPSTGSGQAEEKFVHLTRAHLEEDAGKSLHEDFHGKTGIDLNRAGTPLLEIVTEPDMRSAIEAVAYAKALHALVQWIGICDGNMQEGSFRCDANVSVRRPGAPLGTRREIKNLNSFRFLEQAINYEIQWQINEIEEGRRIQQATVLFDPDTGETRSMRSKEDAQDYRYFPDPDLLPLEITPEWVTEVKSGLPELPQAMKARFEADYGLSAYDAAGLTASLDTARYYEAVVAVVGKISAKPAANWVMGEVAARLNKEGLDIGASPVSATQLAGVVLRIADNTISNKIAKDVFEALWNREGADADVIIEAKGLKQITDTGAIEAIIDEVLTANQKSVEEFRAGKEKAFNALVGQAMKATKGKANPQQVNDLLRKKLGA; this is translated from the coding sequence ATGCAGTGGGAAGTCGTCATCGGGCTGGAAACCCATGCCCAGCTCAGGACCCAGTCCAAGATATTTTCAGGCGCGGCTACCGCCTTCGGCGCCGAGCCCAATGCCCAGGCCTGCGCCGTGGATATCGCCCTGCCCGGCGTGCTGCCGGTGCTGAACCGGGAGGCCGTGGTCTGCGCCATCAAGTTCGGGCTTTCGGTGGGGGCGGAAATCGCTCCCCGTTCCATCTTCGCCCGCAAGAATTATTTCTATCCCGATCTGCCCAAGGGCTACCAGATCAGCCAGTTCGAGATCCCCGTGGTTTCCGGTGGCGGCCTGACCATCCGGGTGGGCCCTTCGACAGGCTCAGGACAGGCGGAAGAAAAGTTCGTGCACCTGACACGGGCCCATCTGGAGGAGGATGCCGGCAAGTCCCTCCACGAGGACTTCCATGGCAAGACCGGCATCGACCTCAATCGGGCCGGCACGCCACTGCTGGAAATCGTCACCGAGCCGGATATGCGCTCCGCCATCGAGGCCGTGGCCTATGCCAAGGCCCTTCATGCCCTGGTGCAGTGGATCGGCATCTGCGACGGCAACATGCAGGAAGGCAGTTTTCGCTGCGACGCCAATGTCTCCGTGCGTCGGCCCGGCGCCCCCCTGGGCACCCGGCGCGAGATCAAGAACCTGAACTCCTTCCGTTTCCTGGAGCAGGCCATCAACTACGAGATCCAGTGGCAGATCAACGAGATCGAGGAAGGCCGCAGGATCCAGCAGGCCACGGTGCTGTTCGATCCCGATACCGGGGAGACCCGCTCCATGCGCAGCAAGGAGGATGCCCAGGATTACCGCTACTTCCCCGATCCCGACCTGCTACCCCTGGAGATCACGCCGGAGTGGGTCACAGAGGTGAAGTCCGGCCTGCCGGAACTGCCCCAGGCCATGAAGGCCCGCTTCGAGGCAGATTACGGCTTGTCCGCCTATGACGCGGCGGGGCTTACCGCCAGTCTGGATACCGCCCGCTACTATGAAGCGGTGGTGGCCGTGGTGGGCAAGATCAGCGCCAAACCCGCCGCCAACTGGGTCATGGGCGAAGTGGCCGCCCGACTCAACAAGGAGGGCCTGGATATCGGCGCTTCACCGGTATCCGCCACCCAACTGGCCGGGGTGGTGCTGCGCATCGCCGACAACACCATTTCCAACAAGATCGCCAAGGATGTCTTCGAGGCCCTGTGGAACCGGGAAGGCGCCGACGCCGATGTCATCATCGAAGCCAAGGGCCTGAAGCAGATCACAGACACGGGAGCCATCGAGGCCATCATCGACGAGGTGCTGACGGCGAACCAGAAGTCGGTGGAGGAATTCAGGGCCGGCAAGGAAAAGGCTTTCAACGCCCTGGTGGGGCAGGCCATGAAGGCCACCAAGGGCAAGGCCAATCCACAGCAGGTGAATGACCTGCTGCGGAAGAAACTTGGCGCCTGA
- the pyrE gene encoding orotate phosphoribosyltransferase, whose product MKNQDFSREFIAFACAKGVLRFGEFTTKAGRLSPYFFNAGLFNDGDAMARLCDFYARTILASGIPFDTLFGPAYKGIPLATGIAISLSRLGRNVPYAYNRKEAKDHGEGGTLVGAPLAGRVLIADDVISAGTSVRESVELIRAAGAIPAGVVIALDRQERGSGTLSAVQEVEQNYGMPVVPVATLDNLIDYLQGNPELERNLDAVIRYRNQYGIREG is encoded by the coding sequence ATGAAAAATCAGGATTTTAGCCGCGAGTTCATCGCCTTCGCCTGCGCCAAAGGAGTTTTGCGCTTCGGCGAATTCACCACCAAGGCCGGGCGGCTCTCGCCCTATTTCTTCAATGCCGGGCTGTTCAATGACGGCGACGCCATGGCCCGCCTGTGCGATTTCTACGCCCGGACCATCCTTGCCTCCGGCATCCCCTTCGACACCCTCTTCGGCCCCGCCTACAAGGGCATTCCCCTGGCCACCGGCATCGCCATCAGCCTCTCGCGCCTGGGCCGCAATGTACCCTACGCCTACAATCGAAAAGAAGCCAAGGACCACGGGGAAGGCGGTACCCTGGTGGGCGCGCCCCTGGCGGGCCGGGTGCTGATCGCCGATGACGTGATTTCCGCCGGCACCTCGGTGCGGGAATCGGTGGAATTGATCCGGGCCGCCGGGGCTATTCCCGCCGGCGTGGTGATCGCCCTGGACCGACAGGAGCGGGGCAGCGGTACGCTCTCTGCCGTGCAGGAAGTGGAACAGAACTACGGCATGCCCGTGGTCCCTGTGGCCACCCTGGACAATCTGATCGACTACCTCCAGGGCAACCCGGAGCTGGAACGCAATCTGGACGCAGTAATCCGCTATCGCAACCAATACGGAATTCGGGAGGGCTGA
- a CDS encoding exodeoxyribonuclease III: MLRIVSLNLNGIRSAASKGVFDWLAGLDADVVCLQELKAQPADLTPQMQAPAGYQGLFHCAEKKGYSGVGIYSRRDPDRVIEGIGHPGFDAEGRYIRADWGNLSVISLYLPSGSSSPERQEAKFRFMDEFFPVLAALAAEGREIVVCGDWNIAHREIDLKNWKSNQKNSGFLPEERAWLSRVFDELGWVDVYRRLHPDATSEAYTWWSNRGQAWAKNVGWRIDYQIATPGLAAKALAASVYKDQRFSDHAPLIIDYQCEY; this comes from the coding sequence ATGCTCCGCATCGTCTCGCTGAATCTCAACGGCATCCGTTCCGCCGCTTCCAAGGGGGTCTTCGACTGGCTGGCCGGCCTGGACGCCGATGTGGTCTGTCTCCAGGAACTCAAGGCCCAGCCGGCTGACCTGACGCCGCAAATGCAGGCGCCGGCCGGTTATCAGGGGTTGTTCCACTGTGCGGAAAAGAAGGGCTATTCCGGTGTCGGCATCTATTCCCGCCGCGATCCCGACCGCGTCATCGAAGGCATCGGCCATCCCGGGTTCGACGCCGAGGGGCGTTATATCCGCGCCGACTGGGGCAATCTGTCGGTGATATCCCTTTACCTACCTTCTGGCTCCAGTTCTCCTGAGCGCCAGGAGGCCAAGTTCCGTTTCATGGACGAGTTCTTTCCGGTACTGGCGGCCCTCGCGGCCGAGGGCCGGGAGATCGTCGTCTGCGGCGACTGGAACATCGCTCACCGGGAAATCGACCTGAAGAACTGGAAGAGCAACCAGAAGAACTCGGGATTCCTGCCCGAGGAACGAGCCTGGCTGTCCCGGGTATTTGATGAACTGGGCTGGGTGGATGTCTATCGGCGTCTCCATCCCGATGCTACCAGCGAGGCCTACACCTGGTGGTCCAACCGGGGCCAGGCCTGGGCCAAGAACGTGGGTTGGCGCATCGACTATCAGATCGCCACCCCGGGCCTGGCGGCCAAGGCGCTGGCAGCCAGCGTGTACAAGGATCAGCGATTTTCCGATCATGCGCCCCTGATAATTGACTACCAGTGTGAATATTGA
- a CDS encoding DUF883 family protein, translating to MTDIVTKEKLVADFKLVVADAEELLKATAGQAGDKVAELRGRIQDNLAHAKDSLAEAQEVVVAKAKAAGRATDDYVHDNPWRAVGIAAGVGLLVGLLIGRR from the coding sequence ATGACCGATATCGTCACCAAGGAAAAACTCGTCGCTGACTTCAAGCTTGTGGTCGCCGACGCCGAGGAACTGCTGAAAGCCACGGCCGGTCAGGCCGGAGACAAGGTGGCCGAACTGCGGGGGCGGATCCAGGACAACCTGGCCCATGCCAAGGACAGCCTGGCCGAGGCTCAGGAAGTCGTGGTGGCCAAGGCCAAGGCCGCCGGCCGGGCCACCGATGATTATGTCCATGACAATCCCTGGCGGGCCGTTGGCATCGCCGCCGGTGTTGGCCTCTTGGTTGGTCTTCTGATCGGGCGGCGTTAA
- a CDS encoding phage holin family protein has protein sequence MSAPSSTGLMGSVRRLLAHGLELLQTRVELLVVEVEEERNRLLHLLALGLAGICFLAIGLAFLAAFLTVLLWDSHRLLALGVFSGLFLALAGGLLWLVVNQAGSASRPFSASLSELSRDRAALEPRE, from the coding sequence TTGTCCGCCCCATCCTCCACCGGCCTGATGGGCTCGGTTCGGCGTCTGCTGGCCCACGGTCTGGAACTGCTCCAGACTCGGGTCGAGCTGTTGGTGGTCGAGGTGGAGGAGGAGCGGAATCGTCTGCTGCACCTGCTGGCCCTGGGCCTGGCGGGCATCTGCTTTCTTGCGATCGGCCTGGCCTTCCTGGCGGCATTCCTCACCGTGTTGCTGTGGGACAGCCATCGTCTGCTGGCGCTAGGCGTCTTCAGCGGGTTGTTCCTCGCTCTGGCGGGAGGCCTGCTGTGGCTGGTGGTGAACCAGGCCGGAAGCGCCAGTCGCCCGTTTTCTGCCAGTCTGTCCGAACTGAGCCGGGACCGGGCCGCTCTGGAACCCCGTGAATGA
- a CDS encoding YqjK family protein, translating into MNARAIELALKKQRLQLRSAALRGEIAAAAAGMKPLFATVDRIGDGLRWLREHHQWAVAGLVALLAARPRAALRWGRRGWFVWQALRRLRGSVQDIV; encoded by the coding sequence ATGAATGCACGGGCCATCGAGCTGGCACTGAAAAAGCAGCGTCTGCAATTGCGCAGCGCTGCCCTGCGGGGTGAGATTGCGGCGGCGGCAGCAGGGATGAAGCCGCTGTTCGCCACGGTGGATCGCATAGGTGACGGTCTGCGCTGGCTGCGCGAACATCATCAATGGGCGGTGGCCGGCCTGGTGGCCCTGTTGGCGGCCCGTCCCCGGGCTGCCCTGCGCTGGGGGCGGCGAGGCTGGTTTGTCTGGCAGGCCCTGCGGCGCCTGCGGGGCAGCGTCCAGGATATTGTATGA